In the Arachis stenosperma cultivar V10309 chromosome 8, arast.V10309.gnm1.PFL2, whole genome shotgun sequence genome, AAACTAAAAATGGCGACAAAAACATATGTCACCTGAGGCTTCACTTCACCAAATCTAGTAgtaaaagataaattaataaacgaaaaataatcaataatcaatagttatcaaaatttattatttttagatatacatttaatttttttaatttaataatataatatatttttaactgATAAtattagagagaaaaacatcttatttagtatttattaatagttataaattattactaaaaattaaataagacaaattatgattattttttattaatatttttttaactaaatattttagatttttaactCTTAAACAttaatgatttaaaaataataaattgtgcTATTACTTGTAATTAAATTGTTTAATTACCTGGCGAACAAAGCCTTCAAGATTGGCAAGCTTGCCCATGGCAACAACCATCTGTTGGACGCCGTCGACAATGGGGCCGCCGGCGATGGTGTCGACGAGAGACTGCTGGAGCTGGTCAAGGCCTTGAGAGAGAGCGTCCTCCGCTTGCTGTGAGGAATGGCGCAGGCCATACATTCCCATTATCTGTTGCTCCGCCAGTGGCTCCAACTGTTGTATCAACATCTGTTTACAAACAGTAAGCAGTTAATCTCAACATTAATCCCAATTTGAACCCTAGCTAGCTTAATTGAAATGCTATATTAACCGTGATGAGGTCGGAGGGCTTGAAACCACCGATCCAGAGGAAGCAGCGTTCAGCTTGGGAGGTCCACATGCCATTGATGAGATGGAAAACATCTGATTTCGCTGCCACACTCTTCAGCCTGAACAGCTCATCGTAATGGGACAAATATCCATCCACTATCCCTCTCATTTCCCCCTCCGACACCGCCGCCTGCACCCCGTTCCGGAGCTCCCCCATCAGCCGCTGCTCTTCCTCCAACCACCTTCCGTATTCCAGGTCAAACATCGCACCTCCTGCATGCATATGCGTCCAATAACCACATCTTACATTATTAACCCtaattcattcattcattcattattattattatatttagtGCCGGTTCAAATTTGGATTggtttttattaattattatttaataataatgtAGCTATATGTGTATATTATAAGTATTAAAATGTTTGGTTGATTTGGTGACTGGTGCAATGTGGCTACCACTGAAATTGACCCACCACCACCATTTTTATTCCTTctcattaaataaataataatggaTTCGTTGTATGATATACTACATAcaagaaatttaatttaattttaatagacTTAACATCGTgagaaaattatttatataatcaaccaaaatattgtgttatttaattttatcagTTTAAATTTCAGAGATAATGTGTTTactttttctcatttttatttgttggttaactttttttaattttcttctcAAAAGCCTAATAAAAAGTATCATATAAAGAGCACAGTATCTTAATGGAATGATTCTGTGAAAAGCTAAAGTATATAAAGTAGACTTTACATATATCATATATGTTAAGAAAAGGTCTTACAGTtcatcaaatatatatatatatatatatatatatatatatatatattatatgcaTGATCTAATCTATAAATTCTGGCCCACGATTGTTTCTATCATGTAGTTTAGTCTGTCATTATATAATTCAGATTCAAACAGAATTAGCCATAGGTGTTGGTCAAACTCAAGAGACTTCTCTTAAAAAATTAGCTTTCAATATCAAAATTTGACTTTTTATTTGGTATTCCAAGAATTTATACTtcacaagaaaagaaaaaagatatatattacAAGTAAATAAGGATTCACACAGCAACCATAGTTTCTTATTCCTATGTGTCAGCACTGAGTAATAGCTTCAAGTGTAAAAAGAATACTACAAACCAAAGTTTCAGCTACTTATTTATGAATTcccattttaaaaaattattataacatGAAACTGCACTTcaacattattttttttcaaagaaataagaattggTAAAAACTCACCAGAGCTTAGATTGCCTCCAACACCACCACAATCCATGAATAGTCCCTATTAAATTGAAGAGCTCAAATAGTGAAAACACACATATACAAAAAGAgaactttataatttatatagtatAACATAATAATTgatgaaaatatattttaatatatgagTTTAGAACCTGAGAACGAGCCCTTTGAAGGTCTTGTTCAAGTTGTGTAAGCTTTAATCTACTTGACTCTAATTGCTGCACATAAGCCTGCAACATAGACAGCAAGAAAAATGCACttattattcatttttattAACATCCAATCATTTTTTGTCACCATTTTACAATATATGCTATGCTTTAATCTTATCTCTTAACAactatttttgaatttgtgcAACCATATAATAATAGAACAAACCTTTTTCCTTAGACGGCTTTTTCTTGCTGCCTCTCTGTTTTGAGCCAAACGTCTCAATGTctgataagaaaaataatatagaaaaaaatataaatgtaaaAGAAGTTAACATAGCTTCAATAATGCAGAAactatattataaaatataatagagAAGGAGATATAGATACAAAAAAAGGTCTAtggaaaaataataatctaTGCTTTCATATTCAAACACCTTTGCATCAAGTGGTTTCTCTGATGTGGAACCAGCTCCCTTCCTCTGCAACTCAAGGGGAGAAAAAAGTTATTTGAAACAGATTGATTATTGCAgaataaacaagaaaaaaaacttatttgaaacaaaaatttatttttgctAAAAACAATCAGTGTAGAATTTGGGACTAGAAAATCAGAACAAAAATGTTTCCATAGCAGAAGCTTCTTGGTATAAAAGAGGGAGGGAAATGAATACAAGTTTAGAACATGTTTAGGTAGCTAAGCTATTAAAGGGTGCTACAATTTTTTTCAATCcgaaatgaaaaagaaaagacaaaTATGATTATATTTTCTCACAGAATTTCTAGGAAGAGTTTCTGAATGCTGATCAAGTCCCTTAGACCATTTCTCTTGAGGCATGCAATAATCAATATGATAAGGGTAGCAAAAGGGATCATTTTCAGCCATTGTTTTTTGTGGCTTAGAACTTgagtaggagaagaagaagaagaagaagaatgagaagaagaagaggataGTAAACTTGGTAGGACACCGGGTTTAAAATGAGAAAACTTTGATACTTGATAAGTACTGAAAAGATTCTCcctttgtttgtttgtttgtttgtcaGTACTTTGTACACATCCATCCCTCtctatttctctctctctttctccatCATATTTCATGTCAGAATATATTCATCAGAAAATCCTTCAGGAATCAGGAAAACTCTGAGTTCTTTTGATTTTCCGATACATGTTGGGATCTGTGCTGTTCTATGTGaagataagagagagagagagggactGATGTGGAACAGTAATAATTGCATCAAGTTTGAACTTTCCCTGAGATTTTGGGATATGGAAAAGAGTGAAACTGAGAGATTAAACAGTTGAGAAACAGTGTTGGTTTTGTGAAGATCAGAGTAAGCTAATAAGCTACCTTTTCATGAGGTGATTTGGCTTGTGATTGATTCTGTGGTGATGAAGAAGGGCCTACTATTCTTGAGGCATCATGATGATCATGTTGAAGCTGGTGCTGATGATCTAAAGAAGAAGGTGTTGTTGCCTTTTTACTCATTGGAGATTCTGCTTCGAAGGGTGGCTCAGTTTTTGTTGAAAGTGCTGAATCAGTGCTTTCTCCTCCTGATTTTGAACCTCCCTAATTGcaaagatttaattttgatgagCATGATTCAAACCCAACatgattaatattaatattattattgtttgaaCTTGTTACTTGTAAGCATAAGAAactttatattaataattttgaatGGTCAAAGATGAGAGTAGTACTAGTACCCTTGAGGTTTGGTGAAATCTGATTGGCCATGAAGGGAACATTTCTAGTGTAGCTGCAGGTCTGGGTGCTGTTGTGAATAAAGCTGCAAGAATCACAAAAGTAAAATCTGAGAGGATCACCAAACCATAAAGGACTATTGAAGCCTataccaaaataaataatatcataGAAAAAGAGATGAGAAATGAGGAACCTAATCCTCCTCCTTTTGCAGCAGTTATGGAGTCagtagaaaaaataaagaaagaaagaaaatcatgCAAGGAGGGTGAGCCTTTCTAAGATTGTAAGCCCACGCCATCATAGCCTATTGCCTCAGAATCATTATGGTATTGGAAATGGTAAcactcttttctctcttttcttctctttctctcttagCTTCTCTCCCCAATAACTctgcattattatcattatttcttttctttttgacaCATTCAAACCTTCttgaattcttcttctcctccttcttatGCTTATTATCTAACGTCACAAAAAACAAAACACAGAAAGGGGAAAACATTACGTGCTTTGCCTTCATCATTTCTTGCCTTTACTCCTTGCAGCACTATTGCCTCTTCCAACTCTCCAAAGTTAAAAGCATGTCCTTCATTACTATCAAACAAAAACATtattattaaactaattatttctaattaacATCAGATCATATTATAGCATAAGGGAGAACTTTAATTACATTAAGGTTGATGGATTAGCAGTATTAATTCCATGAAGAACACCATAAGAAGGGACATGGTGATGGTGGTGAGTTGAAGGCCCTGCCTCAGATAAACCAAGTCCTCCTCCTATTATTCTCTGGCTCCCCATGCATGCAACAACTCTTTTAGCTTCCTTACTCCattctcttcttccctgaaataaTATTTAGCATCATTCTAGTATCAATAAatatgtaaaaagaaaaaaagtggtACATATTTATATATGGTCTAAACTTATATATATCTATGTGTTTACCTCTCTCCTATACTATAGGTGATGATATCTAATATCTAAGTTTGTATTTGTAAGTTGCCTCAATAAGAGGGTCAAGTCTTTGTCTCAGATATGATGATATATCCTCTAACTCATAGCAAGTAGCACCCTTTTTTCCTTTTATCTTTCATGGGCTTGTGTCTTTGTCTCTGTctctatctctttctttttttttctttactacTTCTCTATGAAGAAACCTGGTTGATTATTGATTAAATGTCTTTGGCTTGCTTTGCCACTCTCTCTAACTTGAAATCatatttcatttcattttgaagaaaaaatattaattgtgtggTGCTTGCTTAACATACTGTCCCAGCAAACATGTCTCTAGCCCTTGTGGGCCTTCAAAGGTGGctcaaataaaaattatatagaaaataaaaatctaaaaaatttaattaaaaaaaatggaaattgGACATGTGGGTTCTTGTGAAGGAAGGCACTAGAATCAGTGAGTCCTACtccattctctctctcttgtAACCGCCTGTGTTTTCTTATTGGTTCCCTTTGTGGGTCTCTTCAGGGCAATATGTACTTAAAAACAAATATGACTCTTGTATTTTTCAAATGCCTAGTGGGAACACAATAAATTCTGCAATGAGATAGATTAATTAAGTTTGATGAGACTTTGTTTTTTCTTTAGTATTTACTTTCCCATCAAAATATGGCCCCAAAAAAAGGGTGAAAAAGAAAGGTCAATCTTTGATAATTGATATCCTTTTAAACCTAGGAGGACATTGGATTATtatttcactttttacaatttaagttttgtgtaaaaaaatatataatttaagtttttaatatatttattaacaaataaaaaaaatttactactaatatataacaaCTTTAACATGTGTTGATAAAGTTTTGGTACTATAATGCCATGCCATTTCATTTCAACCAAAACATTATATTATTAGTATAATCTTTTGTTCATAAGCATATAGCATATTAGCAACCACTTTGTGTATTTAATCCCAGGTCTGAGATGGATTTGTTTGGTGTTATACTTCTTTGTTGATGAGTCAACATCCATTCCCTGTCACCACCTAAAACCATACCTCGTTAAGATTCCTTTCTACTTATAGAAATTGGAAAATCTGTTTCAGACCAATATAGTACTCATTGGTAATCATGAATTACTTGCTGCAACTTCATCTCATTTTTATGTTGTGCTCACAAATCCACCATTTAGATATATCTACAACTCTCTCTTTGACTATAATATGAGGAAATGGTCAGACAAATTTGTCTCTCaaaaattatctattttttaaattaatttttgaaaattctttttaataaaatttagtttcaaaaattttaagttgatcatattagtttttttattattttcgttaTTCATGACATTAAAGTTTGttgatataatatattaaatgatatcataatatatatttaatagtCTTAATTAACTGCTAAGATAACAAATTTATGCAATTAGATGAAATCAACTCTAAATTGAGgatataaatatattatgttAGCAGTTAATTAGGACATAACTAAATATATGTGTTATTAATATGGTATTATTTAACGTATTACATCAATAAATTTTGACattattaacaataaaaataacaaaaaaattaatttgactaatttaaaaattttaaagcacaaatttaattaaaaaagactTTTGATAGTTTAGAAAACGAATGATATTTCATAAACAATTCTGACCATTTACTCATTAAGGTATTTTAagctaatattttttattaatcattatTAGATGTAGTAGTGTAAATTCTAGCAATAATATATCAATATAGAATATATTATAGTGATAATTAtattcaaataatattattgGTCAAACTATTGTATAATAAGTTAATAACCTTATCTACTAACCTTCGAAATTTAAAAGTACCCTAGAGAGAAGGACGTTATGACTTGAGGGTACATATATACTTATTAGGCAGAAGAGATGCATACTTTAAGTATTTATTTCCACACTTTCATGGTCTATTACTCTATTACATATTAAAATGGAATGGGGCCAACATTATTGAGCACATAAATATATTAAGCAATATATGTCTATGTAGATAAAGAAGAGACAAAGAGATAGAGAGAGATATGAGAGAGACTTTTATTGGTAATGGACCCATGAACTATTTTCATAATAAAGAGGGTAAATTAAAAGCATATATTATATCTTGTGCTCATCTAATACCTTTTATGCACTCCTACCAATTATTCCTCTATGATGCCAATCATAggtcttaaaaaaaaaaggtggtTTGGTTCAAAACATAAAAACCCTCCTTGTGGATTAGGTCAATATGTATTTTTAAGTACATACATGGCTTTTGTTCCCAAAATACCTTACAGCTTCTTCATGTGGAAATGTTTATTTTTGACAACTTCTTAAGACAACTATAGATCATTCCATTCCACGAATCTATCACACTTCCTTGAGCCGTAATTATTTCAACTCCATTGTAGAAAGGTGATTGGTCCGAATCAAAAtcatgtaattaattattattttgttgattATGTTTGAACTATGTATATTGTATGCTAAGTCCCGTTACTTGTCGTCTAAGCAAGTAACAAAAAtagcatattttatttttattataacaTATTGTTGTACGTCCTATCTAGTAGCTAGGGCAATTTGCATCTTGGTCTAAATATGAATCAAGAATAATGTTGAGCAAGACTGTGACCATTGTCTTTCATTCATTGGTGGTGAAATGGCCATTTGCATATATCAACCAGAGATGTCATTTGTGGTGggaatatatatacatatatatgtcGACAAAAATCATGGCTTACAATGATTGGCAATGGACCCTAGCTAGAGACTATAGAAAATTGTATATTTTGTATTGATCCCTTTTATATATTTGGTAATATGTTAAAATCACTCAATCAAACCTACAAATTTATACGTCACAAAATGTGGAGAATAATGAACAAGAAATATTGAACCGGTGACCCCTCCCCCCCATTAGTGTTCCTCAAATTGCTTAATCtttttatatacataattttaatttactgTGTGTGTAAAATATGTGTGTGTAAAATAAGTTTATATgtgtat is a window encoding:
- the LOC130944729 gene encoding transcription factor TGA9, with the translated sequence MGSQRIIGGGLGLSEAGPSTHHHHHVPSYGVLHGINTANPSTLINEGHAFNFGELEEAIVLQGVKARNDEGKAPLFTTAPRPAATLEMFPSWPIRFHQTSRGGSKSGGESTDSALSTKTEPPFEAESPMSKKATTPSSLDHQHQLQHDHHDASRIVGPSSSPQNQSQAKSPHEKRKGAGSTSEKPLDAKTLRRLAQNREAARKSRLRKKAYVQQLESSRLKLTQLEQDLQRARSQGLFMDCGGVGGNLSSGGAMFDLEYGRWLEEEQRLMGELRNGVQAAVSEGEMRGIVDGYLSHYDELFRLKSVAAKSDVFHLINGMWTSQAERCFLWIGGFKPSDLITMLIQQLEPLAEQQIMGMYGLRHSSQQAEDALSQGLDQLQQSLVDTIAGGPIVDGVQQMVVAMGKLANLEGFVRQADNLRQQTLHQLCRLLTVRQAARCFIVIGEYYGRLRALSSLWTSRPRETLMSDDNSCQTTTDLQMVHPSHHQNHFPSF